The DNA segment gtgattcgggagttttatatccacatggtccaacacatgcgtgatgcactgcgacgccgtcaccctgatttatgggcatctggacaatggagccttccctacacactaaacaagttctcacccttaagggtgtaaaaaGGGTGCACCATAAATTTAAACCCTTATGCACACCCTTCGAGCACCCTATAGGGCCGCAGCACTCTACCTGCAGGGAGCATTTACCAGAAGGGTGTAAAGGAGGGAGCAAGAAGGGTGCTGAAGTGCTCACAAGAGTGTACATGGAAAGGGGGATATTTATTAATGTATAGATAGATATAACCAAGATATAAACAAATATATAAACCAATAACACGGCGACAACTACAGCTAATATCCTTTGTACAAAATAGACGTTTATTCGCCTTGCAAAATACTAGTTTGCTTTGTCATTCCCTTTTGTCTGAAAAGCATGCAATTATGTGTGCATATTACTCATGCATATTTATAGCAGCTGCAAATACAAGCAATAAATGTTTACACATTGCACGGTACAGCGCCTCTTTCCACACAGATTTCATGGTTTCACAAAATCTAAAAAAGCTGCCATCTCAGCGATTATTGCACGTAATGTGACTAGTGAAGTTTCGTGAATGAGTCACAAAGGAGTTGTCACCTGGAAACTAGTAGGATGCAGGCAACTAAAAAGTGTGCTTAacaaatgaagttagacaatgcAGTTTAATGTTCAATGTTCCAGTTTTTCACAAGCAAGTGCTATTTCATTAATATTCAGAACAATGAATGGCGAGTGCTTACGACACTCCGGCCCTTGTGTTCCCGCATATACAACGGCTCTATGTCAAACTCCGAAAATGAAGTCAGAACACTGTACTCTTCTACGGCACTGACATCATACACATAGAAGTGCTCATCAAAACAGACAGTCTCAAGCAGTTTAGCCATAACCATTAACACCTTTTTCACATAAAATAGTTGACACACAAGTAAAAATTCTGGCAGACTATCTTCTGGAACACTTCTGACAAGGCAGCATCCTGCACTGTATGTCCTGCCATCAACAATCACAGATTTGACAACCAATGTGTTCGTGGCTTCAAGGTTATTCTCAGTTATGAATTCTTTAACACAGACAGGAAGGTGCTCGTACAGCACATTCTTCACGCCTATATTACGGGGAATAATGTCATCACCTGCAGCAAATAAAAAACTCTGCAAGAACTGATGCCTCACTGCAAGACTGTGAGAAAGATTCTTCCAGTTCCGGATTTTTCGAGCAATATCTTTAAAATACTGGTGCTTGGCATCAAACCGCATAGCCCATAGGAGGATTAATTGTCAAAATTTCTCTTTATATGAAGGGTAGTGTATGAGGTAGTGCACTTTACATAGAAGTGATGCTGATGGAAAGAGTACCTTGCAgtcaaaacaaaagaaatgaatCTTTCTTTGCAAGTAGGCAATATGTGAAACTGAAATTTTATGGCTCATAATAATGTAAACAATTTCTCGGAGAAGTAGGTAAAGCTGCCAAACTGCATTGTCTGAAGAGACGTTGTCTTTAACAAAAAAGGTTAGGTAGCGAAAGAGGCAAAATACTTGTGTTGCCGACgccttcaaaactgcttttcCTTGAAGATATGGCTTAGCAATGGCCTCTGGTTTGTTGCAGATGTCATGTGGATCATAAAGCCATTCTGAAATGCTTTTGTTCAAATCACTGAGTGAAAAGAAGCGTTCTTTAATTAAGGCAGATATTATATGCCGCAGGGCAAATGATAGGACTCCTTCATGCAGGTCATGCATTATATCTGGTGGAAGGTGTTGTGTCGGATCAAAGCCAGGGCACAAAAGAGCACTTGGCTCCTTGACCCCATACAATGACAGCGTTGGCAGCCCTGCTCTCAGCATACTCAaatggtgcttgtgcccttgagGTGAGCGCAGCACAAAATCACCTTGCAAGTGTTTGTAGTCAGTTTCGATCCGCAGAGCCATGCAGTACCTACAAATTCTTCCTTGGCTGAATGTGCATTTGAAGCCTCCAATTCTGTGGCTAGATAAATTGTCACCAGTGAAAATGAAGACAGATCCCTTTACAAGGTTTCTATTCACAGTTATGCCATGATTTGCTATGATCTTGACATCTGTGATGAATGGCTCAAGAATTTTAGAAAATCCATAAGTGGCTATATGTTTATCTTTGACAAGTAGTACGAGGTTAATACCTTGCAATGCTGACCGCAACTTTGCATCAAAATTTAGCACTGAGAAGTAGACAGCTGTCATTTTATGCTTTCCCCTCTTGCTGCCCAGTGGGTTGCAGGCTTCGAACTCATAACTGTACAATTGCAAGCAAAGTTTACTTGTATTGCCTGCAAAATGCTCATGGTTTTGAAAAGCGCATCCATCAAATACTGAACGCATGTAACCATCAGTACGGGAGTCATTGCTGAACTCATTTGAATGTTCTGAACGTTTAAGAATGCACTTGAGCACGTCACAGAGGGGAACGTATTTTATGGTGTCATTTCCACACAACACTACCGTACGGGATTCAACAAATGGAAAATGCGCCTTCCAATAGGTTGTTCGGCCTGATCTTGTCCGCAGCTGGTCAAGTTGCAGCTTGCAAATTTCTTTTACGCTGATGGCTGGCCCGTCTAGAGGTTCTGTCTGCTGGTGGTCTGCAACGGTTTCCAAGAAATCAATAATATCATTGGCTAACTCACGCACAGTGGATTCAGGTagccgccttccttccttccacttGAAAAGTAGCTTTGCCAGTTGATAACCATAGTCACTTGAACTAGAGTCATGCTGTTCGGCCTGCACATCAAAGGGCTCTTCATCATCTGGAGGCAAATCAGGTGCTGCATTTGTACTGCTTCGTGCCATCCCCACCTGCACAATGCCACGGGAACACGTTTCTCCCATCCAAGAAGCATGCTTTCGGTGTACATGCTTCTTGTAGGAAAAAAAGTGGCGAAACGTTTGCATGCAGCCACTCAAGCCACACACCCAATTTGTCTCATGGCCATGGGCAATGCGCAGGTGCCTAAAGAGTGTCCTTAAGGAGAATTGGTAACAGGCACATCGTGGACAAAGAAAGAAGCGGATTCCTGGCATCTGAAAAGACAAAtgcttgatttaaaaaaaaatttaatggctTTTACTGGTCACCAAGAAGACTGGCCAATGTAAACTCCAGTCCATTTAGTTGCATGGATTAGAAACCTCCATAGAAGCAAatcattttcaaaaataaatttGTTAGTGTAATACAAAGAAGAATCCTGTTATCAGCTATATATTTGTTCTCAGAACCATGAGCAAGCTGCTATGACCGAGTGCTAATCACATCTTCATTTCTATAAATGCCtcatagtgcaaaaaaaaacatgtaaacaTTTCCTGTGACGTTTGCAGAATAAGGAAGCCATGGGCCCACCTGCTCCCAACAGCACCTGATCATCTTTTCTTCTATTTTCCAAACAATTATGTTTCAGGTGAAAATTCCACCACATATTTCCCATTCACCAcaacaaaaattaagaaaaacaTCTGGGTATGTTTCCCTTGGTTACAAAGGTGGCCAACTTCCTTCATATGGATGTAGTAATAGTCTGCTAAAAAAATTAACCAGTGTCATACAAATAACGAAGTCGTGCACAACATGACTGAGCTAAGACTGAACCTCACATGAGCATTGTATGCTAACACTTGCATACACTAACAAAATTAACAGAGCGATGCGTAATTTACATTTGCTTTTCCCGTGCTGCAATGTAGCAAAATGCTTTATTTACTACAGTATTTACTCGCATAAAGGCAGACCTAAATTTCATTTTTAAGTCACACTGCCGAAACTCGCTTGTACTGCCAAGATGGCTACAAACCCAGAAACGGAAAGGTGGGACCATCAGTGAAGCTTCTCCGTTCTCAAGGCCCTTAAATTTTCACGCTGCTATCAATCAGGCCAAATTGTTTTGCGCGCCTCTCTCAAGACAGTCGCGCGAAAAAAAATTGTCAGGTAAGGGCGAAATAAGATAAGCACGTTATTACCGCATCAAATCTGTGCATTAAATGTCCTCGTAAAAACTAAACTTCTTTCAAACTGAAGCGCGACGATTTCAAGAGCGCTCAAGTGTCGCTGCACTAAATTTTGCCATGAGTATCCAAAATATCTTTAGTGGCAGAAGGTTGGTGCAGAATATGCCCGTTATAAGCTGTAAAGTGTCGCGACTGGCTCCGGTACGACCGTCTCATGGTTGTCTGCAACTAAGCCGGGAATGCAGACGGTGGCTTTGCTCTCTTTCCCGCACGCAGCCTTCGGCAACAAGCGCTCACGGCAACGACGCAACGCGCACCGCAAAGGAGCAAGCGCCCGCAGCGCGGCACGGCTGCAGAAGCGGCTCGGGTTGCGGTCTCGGTAGACATGCAGGTTCAGTCTCCGGTGCGAGCGACTGCCGCCTCTGCCACAAATCAGGTGGTACTTCCCCTCTCTCGGCCCAGAGGCAGAGGGCAAGAAGGCGCTCGCTGAAGCGCTTTCGCGGCGTCGTCGCGGGAAGCGCGCAGTAAAGTCAAGGaggggtgcgggggggggggggggggggtgctccatGGCGGTCGCACGAAATGGCTTCAGTGCAAAAAGCAGCAAAAGTTGACTATTTCATGACGCTTACCTTTGTTATATCTCTTCTGAGGAGGTACTGCTCGAATCGCCTTTGCTTTTCAAGTCTGCCTTCGCCACCTACAACGCTGGCCGAGCACAGCGCACCAACCCATAACGTAACGCTGCACTTCGGAGAGGCCCTCGCCAGTGGTCACCATCGCTAATGCGCTTTCGCAAGGCCTACTGGGAGTCTTACTCCTCTCAGTAAAGACACAAACTAGTCCCTAACGTGTCAATCAATTTAGAGATTTTAAATTTGTTGCGCCGCCTGTGAGTAATTTTAAAATGTATTTTTGACAGTTCAAAAAACACAAATTTGGAAATTTTGTGTTTACGCGATGTATAGATGGCTAAAACATTGGTGTAAGCTTAATAATTTCCAGTTGATTTAAACTGCTGCAATTCTTTGCATGCTGTGTGTGGCAAGTATCGCGACTACCTCTCGTTTTGCCACGGCCACATGACCAGTGTTATTTCCCGCGCGCTGCCACCGCATCAGGTTGCTGCATCTGTCAGTGTGTTGTTTTGAAGTGCCTGTATACGATTCTGCCCCGCGATGCCACGGTGCCTAGTTAGCGTACCAGACCTTGGTGCAGCAAGAACGTATACGCTTGAGGGTGACACCATCAGCGCACTCAAAGACGCAGTCGGCGCATGCCCGGTTCTTGGCGGCAAGTTCGACATGGCGTCGTACTCGTTCCAGGCAAGTGCACGTGTTCCTTTGCTTGTTTCCTTTGCTGCACTCGATAAGGTGGCGGTGTATGGAGCTTAACTTCCCAAGTCGACCGAGattgagagacgccatagtggagagctgcgGACAATTTAGACCACCCTGGGTTCAtttaccgcgcactgacatcgcacaatacacgatcctctacatttcgcctccatcgaaatgcgaccgccgtgtcATAGGTCGAGCCCGCGTCCTgagggtcagcagcagagcactataaccactgagccaccggggtggCACCCGGTAAGGTAGAATTACGCAGAAGTACTGTCAACTGAGGATCTTCGCCAAGTGTTCGAATCCGGATAGTGTTTTCATCACTAAGAGATGCATGGCATAGCACGTGAGGACCAGAGATTTTTGCAATGTTCGCGTCTGGTAGGTGTCGTGTTCCGCTTGTCAGCTGCGGGCCGAGCTGCAGCTTTTACATTTCTTTGTGTAAGAGCACATCTCGCACTTTGTACTCTCCCTTCGTGTTAATTTGCGCTACTACTGCGTAAGGATTACATGCAGCAGTGTTTCAATTTTTGTTGCTGGCCTCACGAGAACAGGCATTGCTGAACTGTGCTAATATTTCTGGCGATAGTTTAAATAAACAGTAACTCGAAGGCGGTAAACTTTTCACGTTTCTCAATCGCGTTTCGGGCTTTGCGTTCTTTCAGAGTTAAATTGATAAGGGCCGAAACCTGTGTTCATGATTCAGGGCGACGGCGGTCAGCTACGATGCGTTGCCGTCGAAGTgttttgtccatgtctcttgTTTCGTAGCTTATTAAagaatggctcatcgttgtccgtccgcctgcgaaatctgtcacactatgacggtATTCATTacataattgctataacccatatactcttagcaattactaagtaatggtGATTAGTGAATTAGTAATTAATCGTTAGTTTCTAAGACTTAAAAATCAGATGTTAAAACGCTAAACAAAAAACATGAATATGTTAAACAAATaaaattttgaaagaaaaaagaacgcaataaaaattaaatgaaaaatcaaacaaaaatgaaacaaaaaatgcaTGGCCTACAGGTGCCATGGAAAAAAAACCGTGTTTTAAAAAGTTCTCTGTTTTCGCATTCTGCACGTAAGGAGACTTAGtggcctcagaattttttttttccgagcctCCCAAAATTTCGATTTGCGCCCAGAGATGCTACTTGTACATAGTGTGGCTAGTCAGGCAGTCGCCCTCGGACTTAACATGTGAGCGCTTTGCCATACTGCTGCTACTACTTGTTCTGGCTTCGCCTTAGTTATCGCGCTGTGCAGCTTAGCTGTGATCGCCGATGCCATGCACAGTCCGCAATAGACATAATACTCTATTTTCCGCGGCTGTGAAGCatagctgaaaaaaaagaaaatagaattatGCCTGTCAGTAATGAAGGGCTAAAACACTTCTTGTGGGGCTACATGTTAGCACACTCAACAGTGAAATGCATTTCATGCCCAGTACAAGCGCTTCATCCACTGTGTTGATTTCTTTTAGTGGTTGGTGGAGTATCGCTCGCCATGCAAATGCGTATTAGTGATTTTGCTCATATGAGAATAAATCCAGGGCACATTACtgggctgttttccaatccgaATGTATAACTCTGCTGTTTCACAGTTACGTTAGTTTGCTGCACTAGGCAACGGAGGAAGTGACGGCCGTCCTCGCCACATGAACTTGTCATGCATGGAGTTTCCTGAGATCCGTGCACAGTATAAAAGCCACTTGTTATTTACCGTTTCCAGAACCTGGACAAGACATTTGATGAGTATGTCGATCTAGGTCCTGCGGACAGTATCCCCGACTTATCAAAGATTAAACTGCGTGCACATGTCAATGATCAGCAGTGTGAACCGACATCTTCAGAGTTATTTGGATTCGGTAGTCACATATTCAATGAAATCTGTACTCAGTTTCGAATTCATGAACgagttatttgtttttttttttgcagcacactCTGTTGGACAGTACTGTGGCGAGTGGCGGAGACACCCACAAAAATCACCTTCATGTGTCCTTCGATCTGTAAGTGCGTTGAGTGGTACAGTATATACTCAATAATGAGTCTCACAGGATCACAAAATAATATTTGTTTCACCTGTTAGCCATGTTGTAAAAAAATATTAATTGAGCGTACAGGCAGAAAGGTCGGCCTGGAGGTGCATATCTATATATCAAACTACTACTCCGTGTTGGGGAGGGGGAAGAAGAAAAGAGGGTTCAGAAACAAACGAGCAATAAACTACAGCACGTGAAATGAAACTGCACCTATCTGGTAAGGCTAACAGCATTTATGTCTGCTGCCCAGTTTCTCAGTGCTCGCAGTGCGCACTTTTCAACTAGCAGTAACGGCGGTGCTTATGCCAGGGCAATGCATTGCTCACTGTGGCATTCGCCGCTCTCATGTTTATATTGTCCACAGTTTGAAGTAAGAGTGTTAGCTACGCCTCAGATTTTGAAATTACACACTGCACTTGTCGTAGGAAATTTTACGAATTGGAATCATATGGAAATTTGTTGAAGATGTCATTACATCACTGAGATTCCGCTTGGATGTAATTCTGCTTTTCTCATAATAACACTGCCTTGTTCAGAGTAAGAACATTAAGATTCCTAAAGTCCGATTGTCATAAATATTCCAAAGTACGACACGCTTCACATAGGCATCTAATATGTCCTTGGATGTTGTTGCAGTTGGAATAGAGGCAAACTTGATCAGAATCCTGTCCAACAAATCCATGCGAATGTTCATTGCTGATTTTATATACATTTCAGTTCCCCCTAATATCCATACTAGACGAGTTCTGGAACCTTGACAGTGAACTTTTTGCTGGGGTTGGCTAGCACAGACATTGTTATTCTTATGCAGAAGGTGTACAATTAGAGTGCAGTAGAACAGCCAACgtgaatttttttctctgtgtcCCCGTCAGGAACGGAAGGCACAGATACTTTTGTATCTGCAGCAGTCTGTTGAGAACTTAGCTCTAAACTGTAGCTTTCTTGTAGGCCTTCACACTCTGATGACGATGGCCACAACTTCAAGCTGCCATCTCTTGGGAGCCTTCATGAGAGCATCCACAATGGCAGCCCACTTTCTTCAGCAGCATTCCGCAAAATTGTCGATCTGCTGTTcttaaaaatgaagaaaagaactctgTAAGTAAATTCCATCTAATTTTGGCAGCTGTGAGGTTAGCAATCAATGCTGAGTTAAGATCAGTCAGAACTAAATGATATTTTACAAAATTCTTGTTATTATAAGTAATGTGTAGAGATTTAACCACCTGGTTTGTAAATTTCTCTACTTTTCGGGAGAATTAGTAAAACTTTGATAATTGCAAGTCGTGTAGTCCAAAAAGTCGGGTAATTCAAAAAAAATTTTCATGGCCCCATAATTAGTAATGGAAATTTTCTGGATAATTTTAGCTAGAAATGCACACTGTCTTAGCAAATTCATTGATATTACCTACGAAAACATGCCTACGTAAATATTTTGTGGTCAGTGCACTAAAGCTAAAGCCATAAAACTATCTCTGTGTGGATTCCAGCGATGTTAATATTGTCAATATTTTTCAGGCTCCCAACTCGTCATTTTTACACAAGAGTCACCTCGCTCTTGCTAGAAAATTACCCACAATTGAGAGACGTTGTAGGAAGTGGAGCTGTAAGTATATTGTTATTTTACTGGTGACAGCCACCTGGATAGTATGATTTTGCGAACATCCTGGCAACTTAATATATACAGGAACGGTGTTATTTAGTTGGTACCTTCAGTAAACTGTTGCATGAAATTGCAGCATGTGTGCAGCTTGCAGCATTCATATTCCATGACAGTGAAGAGCCCCTCCCATTTTGTAGTGTTGGGAGCCAAACTCTATTGAGGTGCATTTGACCtgccttccttttttctctccatTATCATGTGTGCTGTTCTAGATAACGGTAGCTGCACTTGCTTCTGATGGAGAATGTCAGTTTCGGCTAGCTGGTTCATTAGAAAAAAGGCAAAGCAGCACTGACGACCGAAAAAGGATAAACATGTAGTGACTACTAATATCTGAAATTGGTTTTATtttgtgacgattcgtgcacatgcaccggtgccacggcgagccggtcagtgacttttcctggagacggttggccgccccgtcctggcgtcgggtcgcagcggagagacatgaccatatttggttgtggcggagaagcatgaccatatatggtaaccgtcgacggccctgtcgaacgacgcttgagtgtccccgtcattatgcacccctcgagagccacgggggagtggacaaaggcgcggccacggctgaagaaagaagcaaaggatttaaaagcggaagccgacgggaggaagggggagagcgatcggggcgagtggacgagagggccggagacggagcgaggcagaagactggggctgcgcattgacctgagcccggggtctagccgtcgctaacgttcgaccttcgccaacgcgcctccacgcctggcagctcatccaacgaccagccgagaacgagggcagcccagccacgaggaactcccagcccggccgctgcagacaaccagccattcatcgagcccgtgccacaccacgctgactcagccccggcgacgacgagcccagcttctgtcccgtaagcggcatcgagccagatgctttaattaaatcacttcaaaatcattttggagtctgtgcatcaatctcctcatgcccagtgtggacccagggccattctaagaaactggttcatcacattcgtgtcagaagtggggtccacacttaaatcattgggcaaaagctgcactgcacccccggcgagaggagcttgaggcactgactatatttggtctaatatggaagaagcccactcgagtgcacagccttttggggcaagcgtacttgcattagcaaacatggtggagagattcactggcgacggtcaggggccgtctattgttgaattttttgacatgttggagcaggtgtgcaaaatgggcgggttaacggatgcacaacagctgggaatggcgaaatgtcgcatgtcaggggcagcacatgattttgcctggagagatgagggagtcaggaaggcgggcacgttggctgaatttaaaaagctagcgtttaaatattttgacagggaaccttcgAGCGTAAAGCTCAAGCGGTTCCTCGACGCTCTgcagaagccgggggaagacgcacgcgcgtttgcctcccgccttcgattccttgggaacgaaaccctagcgcgaaAACCGAGacctgatagttcgaagcaaaagcacgccagagagctgcttctggagcagatgacgtctcagttcatcactggcttgagggatccggtgcgcaggtttgttctgtctaaggcgccgtctacttttgaaggagcggtagaggcagctgtagacgaggagcgtaatgagttgcttgtctccagtgaggagaaggtgcggcttgtaacagagccaaaaagtgcaagcgccgacgcgaatgttactcagttgaccgataggctagaccggctggaggcgctcctcgcggaaggcctacagttaaataacaggggaaatttccggaaccgtgaaaggaggcaggttcgctgttatgcttgcagagggtacggacacgttgccagatactgtcccgagctaaaccgcgaatctggtacgccaaatgggcagcagcgcgcgccgaccaacacggggatggaacaaagatatattgtgccaaaaaacgcgtagagtcccccgcagccgagccggttgggagggagagcagtaatagctgtgctattttaagcgtttttggagaatcctgcccgattgccaaattcgtggtaaacggggtcacttgcaatctgttggttgacactggctcccggataacgctctttaagcaaaagttttttgatctgctgacaaggaagggagacaggcaggtgcatgaggcccgagaatctccgaaagtaagattcgtgggcatcacaggagctgacctcggcacgggaggactgtaccttttgcgcttcacaatcgggaacgaaagttttgaccatcccagctacatttgttccgatgctgtgtcgttgccggatggtatatcgggcctcgtaggtcaggacctgttacggcagcatggcatcgatctcatattaagccagaactgcctttcctgtcgcggggctttggtcccattagcaaatcgagaggccgagtacgttgcacgagtggactatggggaacagagcgcgaaacagggctcgctaacacacgcgggcgttagtgttaggacaacgagagaaacagtggtgccgcctcggtcagagataatctgtgtggaagcgatgtcagctcagattgatgagggacacataggagtcgttgaacctataggggggctcgcaataggactgagtgtggcgggctgtttggtcacggttgactc comes from the Amblyomma americanum isolate KBUSLIRL-KWMA chromosome 1, ASM5285725v1, whole genome shotgun sequence genome and includes:
- the LOC144124647 gene encoding uncharacterized protein LOC144124647 translates to MARSSTNAAPDLPPDDEEPFDVQAEQHDSSSSDYGYQLAKLLFKWKEGRRLPESTVRELANDIIDFLETVADHQQTEPLDGPAISVKEICKLQLDQLRTRSGRTTYWKAHFPFVESRTVVLCGNDTIKYVPLCDVLKCILKRSEHSNEFSNDSRTDGYMRSVFDGCAFQNHEHFAGNTSKLCLQLYSYEFEACNPLGSKRGKHKMTAVYFSVLNFDAKLRSALQGINLVLLVKDKHIATYGFSKILEPFITDVKIIANHGITVNRNLVKGSVFIFTGDNLSSHRIGGFKCTFSQGRICRYCMALRIETDYKHLQGDFVLRSPQGHKHHLSMLRAGLPTLSLYGVKEPSALLCPGFDPTQHLPPDIMHDLHEGVLSFALRHIISALIKERFFSLSDLNKSISEWLYDPHDICNKPEAIAKPYLQGKAVLKASATQSKYSSRSFCDGDEVTFADEVREQSGAAEYCEASDHKIDLEGTVGAICWTPRGTRAEGFESWSIQPMMG